A single Ziziphus jujuba cultivar Dongzao chromosome 11, ASM3175591v1 DNA region contains:
- the LOC125419415 gene encoding uncharacterized protein LOC125419415 — MPESYAIKSGMAEADGGGGVAFPLVFFDGERETDIGNIVVYPTLEFKRFQSMLSQKIGISPHQFSVYLSSQDTGRRIPITGRVNFGAISREKGYSFLVVLKRSRRERRRRSQQESAGDVYFTSPMKPPPQKPIKKNPPDNVMLLRRDVGIINQDQAFSGPQLNLPYAYRVEYEKRVRDLQFEKERYLMNMGLTGSDLSYGENGMVGEKGGRGGEAVCEVCLEAKEMGKEVGFHWCIYDTVTVGFRSPAGPIARPIKGSD; from the coding sequence ATCTTACGCTATCAAGTCAGGGATGGCGGAGGCAGACGGCGGCGGAGGCGTGGCGTTCCCGCTTGTCTTTTTCGACGGCGAACGCGAGACTGATATCGGCAACATCGTCGTTTACCCGACTCTTGAATTCAAGCGGTTCCAATCTATGCTGAGCCAGAAGATCGGGATCTCTCCGCACCAGTTCTCTGTTTACCTCTCTTCGCAGGATACCGGCCGAAGAATACCCATCACTGGTAGGGTCAACTTCGGCGCAATTTCTCGCGAGAAGGGTTACTCGTTCCTCGTGGTCTTGAAGCGATCAAGACGCGAGAGGCGGCGAAGGAGTCAGCAAGAATCAGCAGGCGACGTGTACTTCACGTCTCCGATGAAACCCCCACCGCAGAAACCGATCAAGAAAAACCCGCCCGATAATGTAATGCTTCTCAGGCGTGATGTGGGTATAATCAACCAGGACCAGGCTTTTTCTGGGCCGCAACTCAATTTGCCGTACGCTTATCGGGTCGAATACGAGAAACGGGTAAGGGACTTGCAGTTCGAGAAAGAGAGGTATTTGATGAATATGGGTCTGACCGGGTCGGACCTTTCATATGGAGAAAACGGTATGGTGGGAGAGAAAGGTGGGAGAGGTGGTGAGGCGGTTTGTGAGGTATGCTTGGAAGCTAAAGAGATGGGAAAGGAGGTTGGGTTCCATTGGTGCATCTATGATACTGTCACTGTCGGCTTCCGATCTCCTGCCGGCCCGATTGCCCGACCCATCAAAGGGTCCGATTAG